The proteins below are encoded in one region of Clostridium estertheticum:
- a CDS encoding glycosyltransferase family 4 protein, with translation MKIGIDARAAKWYRGTGIGTYSYQLINSLNKIDNYNDYSLFVPNDCNLGIPFKNNFHINPIKQEKQDNFWNEVNVSNPLLDKSIDIYHVPQNGIGLPVSKDCPFVITLHDIIPYKMPDTVGDQYLKIFNEKLPNIIPMCDGIITVSEYSKEDIIKAFNFPREKIYVTYLASEDIYKPYDKTFSKSIVEKNYSITGDYILYIGGFSPRKNILGLLDSFSMLLPRLKKDIKLVIAGSKGKSYDIYKKRAQALHIDDKVVFPGFISMNHIPFMYNACELFVYPSFYEGFGLPPIEAMACGIPVITSNVTSIPEIVKDSTLLVNPYDINELSEKMYNVLHDDLLRQSLITKGLKRASTLTWDNTAANTLIAYQNILNTNKI, from the coding sequence ATGAAAATTGGAATTGATGCTAGAGCTGCAAAGTGGTATAGAGGAACTGGTATAGGAACTTATTCTTACCAACTAATTAACTCTTTAAATAAAATTGATAATTATAATGATTATTCGCTTTTTGTACCAAACGACTGTAATCTAGGTATACCATTCAAAAATAATTTCCATATAAACCCTATTAAGCAGGAAAAACAAGATAACTTCTGGAATGAGGTAAATGTCTCTAACCCATTACTAGACAAGTCTATAGATATATACCATGTCCCTCAAAATGGTATTGGTTTACCTGTTAGCAAAGATTGCCCCTTTGTTATTACGCTACATGATATTATTCCATATAAAATGCCAGATACCGTAGGTGATCAATATCTTAAGATTTTTAATGAAAAATTACCAAACATCATTCCTATGTGTGATGGAATAATTACTGTGTCAGAGTATTCGAAAGAAGATATTATTAAAGCTTTTAACTTTCCGAGAGAAAAAATATACGTTACTTATTTAGCTAGTGAGGATATTTATAAACCATATGATAAAACTTTTAGTAAATCTATAGTTGAAAAAAACTATTCTATTACAGGGGACTATATTTTATATATCGGAGGGTTCAGTCCTAGAAAAAACATTCTTGGGTTACTTGATTCATTTAGTATGCTTCTTCCAAGATTAAAAAAAGACATTAAATTAGTCATTGCAGGTAGCAAAGGTAAATCCTATGACATATATAAAAAAAGAGCACAAGCTCTTCACATTGATGATAAAGTAGTCTTTCCAGGCTTTATATCTATGAATCATATACCCTTCATGTACAACGCTTGTGAGCTCTTTGTATATCCTTCATTTTATGAAGGTTTCGGTCTACCACCAATTGAAGCAATGGCCTGTGGAATACCTGTAATAACCTCAAATGTCACATCTATACCTGAAATAGTTAAAGATTCAACGCTTCTTGTAAATCCTTATGACATTAATGAGTTAAGTGAAAAAATGTACAATGTACTTCATGACGATCTCTTAAGGCAGTCTCTTATAACTAAAGGATTAAAAAGAGCATCTACCTTGACTTGGGATAATACAGCCGCAAATACTCTAATCGCTTATCAAAACATACTAAATACAAACAAAATATAA
- a CDS encoding CotS family spore coat protein has protein sequence MLDVRYKDKAYLSKYDLDVNLFSKFDLVVYDVIPVRKVFILDTNKGDKVLKKVNYSIELLEFINYGIEYIRNNNFDRIIQFEKTKAELIYVPWKSDIYCIMNLVEGRECEYSNPVDVNLASRAIAELHKASQGLMHKEEFERLLAKNEQRYLGGKIIQNYKNKLDELMFFKSIATLNENKNEFDDIFLEHVQYYSENIKRSIDIIKGSNYYELCAEKEKIVFCHHDLAHHNILINKGEVYFLDFDYAVVDLRVHDVCNFVNKVIKNFCYDKDKCNSILQEYTKVNPLDDRELKVLYGMLSFPEDFYSISKDYYTRKKQWSEEVFLNRLKKKVEYKEDREKFLEDFKNNHNC, from the coding sequence ATGTTAGATGTCAGATACAAAGATAAGGCGTATTTAAGCAAATATGATCTAGATGTAAATTTATTTAGCAAATTTGATCTTGTGGTTTATGATGTTATTCCAGTAAGAAAGGTTTTTATACTTGATACAAATAAAGGTGATAAAGTTTTAAAAAAGGTAAACTACAGTATAGAGTTACTTGAATTTATTAATTATGGTATTGAATACATTAGAAATAATAATTTTGATAGAATTATTCAATTTGAAAAGACGAAAGCTGAACTAATATATGTTCCATGGAAAAGTGATATATATTGCATTATGAATCTAGTAGAAGGGAGAGAGTGTGAGTATAGTAATCCAGTTGATGTAAATCTTGCATCCAGAGCGATAGCTGAGCTTCATAAAGCATCACAAGGCCTTATGCATAAGGAAGAATTCGAAAGGCTACTTGCAAAGAATGAGCAGCGGTACTTAGGCGGTAAGATTATACAAAATTATAAGAATAAATTAGATGAACTTATGTTTTTTAAAAGCATAGCAACCCTAAATGAAAATAAAAATGAATTCGATGATATATTTTTAGAGCATGTACAATATTACTCGGAAAATATAAAAAGAAGTATAGATATTATTAAGGGATCAAATTATTACGAATTATGCGCTGAAAAAGAAAAAATCGTGTTTTGTCATCATGATTTGGCTCATCATAATATATTAATTAACAAGGGAGAAGTGTATTTTTTAGATTTTGATTATGCTGTTGTAGATTTAAGGGTTCATGACGTTTGTAATTTTGTAAATAAAGTAATAAAAAATTTTTGTTATGATAAAGATAAATGTAACAGTATTTTACAAGAATATACAAAGGTAAACCCATTAGACGATAGGGAACTCAAAGTGCTTTATGGTATGCTTAGCTTTCCTGAGGATTTCTATAGTATATCGAAAGACTATTATACAAGGAAAAAACAATGGAGTGAAGAGGTATTTTTAAATAGATTAAAGAAGAAAGTAGAGTATAAAGAGGATAGAGAAAAGTTTTTAGAAGACTTTAAAAATAATCATAATTGCTAG